The Borrelia sp. HM sequence TTTCCCCCATACCAAGACCTTTACCCATAAGACCACCACTCTTTAAAGCATTAAGTGATGCAATTATCTGATATCCCCTGCCTAAAGGATCTTCATAAGGATTTAAAAATGCAAAAATTCTAGCAACTCTATAAGGCTCAAATATTAAAAAAAGCATGGCAATGGGAATAAAAGTAAATAAAATAGCAAAAATATACCCAAATGATATATCAGAAACAAATAAAACAACAAAAAAAAGAATAGCAAAATAAATAGCTGTTGAATAATCATTTTGCAAAATTATTAAAAGCCAAAAAATACCAAAAATTAACATGGGCTTAAGCCAATAAGAAATTTTATTATCTGACTTCAATCTAAACTTACTTAAATAACTTGAAAAATAAATTGTAAAAGACACCTTAAAAATCTCTGAGGGCTGAATACTAATTCCTTTAATAAATATCCATCTTTGTGCACCAGAAATACTAGGAGAGAAAAAAGTTGCAAGAATCAATACAAAAGTTACAGCTATAACAATAGAAACAATTTTTCTTAAAAAATCTAAAGAAATTTTTTCAAAAACAAAAAATACAAGAAAACTAAAAAAAAGATATTTAAGACGCATTAAAAACAAAAA is a genomic window containing:
- the ftsW gene encoding putative lipid II flippase FtsW, which translates into the protein MLVEKSFLRKYYLLVLLSLISYGLIIFYTSSFFLSVELTDDPNFLFLMRLKYLFFSFLVFFVFEKISLDFLRKIVSIVIAVTFVLILATFFSPSISGAQRWIFIKGISIQPSEIFKVSFTIYFSSYLSKFRLKSDNKISYWLKPMLIFGIFWLLIILQNDYSTAIYFAILFFVVLFVSDISFGYIFAILFTFIPIAMLFLIFEPYRVARIFAFLNPYEDPLGRGYQIIASLNALKSGGLMGKGLGMGEIKLGRLPEANSDFIFSVLGEELGFVGIFFAMILFFLFFYFGYFISILAKTRFRFFIAFISSLTIFLQSIMNILIAIGLLPPTGINLPFFSSGGSSIIVTMALAGLIANVSRDIESK